A part of Pectobacterium cacticida genomic DNA contains:
- the tnpA gene encoding IS66 family insertion sequence element accessory protein TnpA, protein MAKRYSHRERQQHLDAWQQSGLTKQQYCQQHDLNTATFYYWLKQHHDDAAVPAAFIPAHRVMPGNYNADTVTLNLPNGSSVSCLPAQLRAVMQALSLC, encoded by the coding sequence ATAGCAAAACGCTATTCTCACCGTGAACGGCAACAGCATCTCGACGCCTGGCAACAGAGTGGATTAACTAAACAGCAATATTGCCAGCAGCACGATTTGAACACGGCCACCTTTTATTACTGGCTAAAACAGCATCACGATGACGCCGCCGTCCCCGCCGCATTTATTCCTGCGCACCGGGTTATGCCGGGAAATTACAACGCCGACACGGTGACGCTCAACCTCCCCAACGGCAGTTCGGTCAGTTGTCTTCCCGCCCAGTTACGGGCCGTGATGCAGGCCTTGTCCCTGTGTTAA
- the rplY gene encoding 50S ribosomal protein L25 yields the protein MITIKAEVRKDQGKGASRRLRSAGKFPAIVYGGSEAPLSIELDHDTVKNQEIKEGFYGETVILSIDGKEVHVKVQAVQRHVFKPKLTHIDFIRV from the coding sequence ATGATTACTATCAAAGCAGAAGTACGTAAGGATCAGGGTAAGGGTGCGAGCCGCCGCCTGCGTTCCGCTGGTAAATTCCCAGCCATCGTTTATGGCGGTTCAGAAGCGCCACTTTCTATCGAGTTGGATCACGACACAGTTAAAAACCAGGAAATCAAAGAAGGCTTCTATGGTGAAACGGTGATCCTGTCTATCGATGGTAAAGAAGTTCACGTCAAAGTTCAGGCCGTACAACGCCACGTTTTCAAGCCTAAGCTGACCCACATCGACTTCATTCGCGTTTAG
- a CDS encoding YecH family metal-binding protein: MSSIHGHEVLQMMLSSGESFTTEQLISTIEARFGQNARFHTCSADNMTATTLVQFLSERGKFIPHESGFTTSASKICRH, encoded by the coding sequence ATGTCATCTATTCACGGTCATGAAGTACTGCAAATGATGCTCAGCTCAGGCGAGTCGTTTACCACTGAACAACTGATTAGCACGATAGAAGCCCGTTTCGGTCAAAATGCGCGTTTTCATACCTGCTCTGCCGACAATATGACGGCCACGACGTTAGTGCAGTTCCTTTCGGAACGTGGAAAATTTATCCCGCATGAGTCGGGCTTTACCACAAGTGCCAGTAAAATCTGCCGTCACTAG
- a CDS encoding YejL family protein has translation MPQSSRYSDEHVEQLLSEMVNVLEKHHAPTDLALMVLGNMVTNLINTSIAPAQRQILAHSFAEALQASIKKTDKAH, from the coding sequence ATGCCACAATCATCCCGTTATAGTGACGAACATGTTGAACAACTGCTTTCTGAGATGGTCAACGTTCTGGAAAAGCATCATGCGCCTACCGACCTTGCTTTGATGGTGCTCGGTAATATGGTGACGAATCTGATTAATACCAGTATCGCGCCTGCGCAACGCCAGATTCTGGCGCACTCTTTCGCTGAGGCTCTGCAGGCTTCGATTAAAAAAACCGATAAAGCTCACTAA
- a CDS encoding DEAD/DEAH box helicase, with protein sequence MAFTLRPYQREAVSATLNYFRHHTQPAVIVLPTGAGKSLIIAELARLARGRVLVLAHVKELVAQNYEKYCAWGLEADIFAAGLQQRESQGKVVFGSVQSVARNLSQFDRAFSLLIIDECHRISDDENSQYQHIIHHLQKTNPRLRLLGLTATPYRLGKGWIYQYHYHGMVRGDEHCLFRDCIYELPLRYMIKQGFLVSPNRLDMPVVQYDFSTLAARSNGLFSEADLNHELKRQQRITPQIISQIVDYAQTRRGVMIFAATVEHAKEITALLPVGQAALVSADTPVIERDALINAFKQQSLRYLVNVAVLTTGFDAPHVDLIAILRPTESVSLYQQIVGRGLRLYPEKTDCLILDYAGNPHDLYTPEVGNSKPHGDSQPVQVFCPQCGFANLFWGKTASNGEILEHYGRRCQGWEMTENGQRLQCDFRFRFKVCPHCGAENDIAARRCHQCEEVLVDPDDMLKAALKLKDALVLRCSGMAFEQGRDAKGEWLTITYHDEDGAEVSERFRLHTSAQRHVFLQQFLRVHQRAPGIPLTWQQATDIIAQQALLRAPDFVVARKKGKFWQIREKLFDYQGRFRRANELRG encoded by the coding sequence ATGGCATTCACGCTCCGCCCATACCAGCGTGAAGCGGTTTCCGCCACGCTCAATTATTTTCGTCACCATACTCAACCGGCTGTCATTGTTCTTCCGACCGGCGCCGGGAAAAGCCTGATCATCGCCGAATTGGCGCGGCTTGCTCGTGGCCGTGTACTCGTGCTGGCCCACGTCAAAGAGTTGGTTGCGCAAAACTACGAAAAATACTGCGCCTGGGGGCTGGAGGCGGATATCTTCGCCGCAGGATTACAGCAGCGAGAGAGTCAGGGGAAAGTGGTTTTCGGCAGTGTGCAGTCCGTTGCACGCAACCTCAGCCAGTTCGATCGTGCCTTTTCACTGCTGATCATTGATGAATGTCATCGTATTAGCGACGATGAAAACAGCCAGTATCAACACATCATCCACCACCTGCAAAAAACCAACCCTCGGTTGCGACTGCTCGGTCTCACTGCGACGCCCTATCGGCTGGGGAAAGGTTGGATATATCAGTACCACTATCACGGTATGGTACGCGGCGATGAGCATTGTCTATTCCGCGATTGTATCTATGAATTGCCGCTGCGTTATATGATCAAACAGGGTTTTCTGGTATCGCCCAATCGGCTTGATATGCCCGTGGTACAGTATGATTTCAGCACACTTGCCGCTCGCAGCAATGGGCTTTTCAGCGAGGCGGACCTGAATCACGAACTCAAACGTCAACAGCGTATTACGCCGCAGATTATCAGCCAAATTGTCGACTATGCGCAAACCCGGCGCGGCGTAATGATTTTTGCCGCAACCGTCGAACATGCTAAGGAAATTACCGCCCTGCTCCCTGTCGGCCAGGCGGCGCTAGTCAGTGCCGATACTCCTGTAATTGAACGCGATGCGCTGATTAACGCCTTCAAACAGCAGTCGCTGCGGTATCTGGTCAACGTCGCCGTGCTAACCACCGGCTTTGATGCCCCCCATGTCGATCTCATCGCCATTCTTCGCCCAACCGAGTCCGTCAGTCTGTATCAGCAAATTGTTGGGCGCGGTCTTCGCTTGTATCCAGAAAAAACAGACTGCCTGATACTGGATTACGCAGGCAACCCGCACGATCTCTATACGCCCGAAGTCGGCAATAGCAAGCCACACGGCGATAGCCAGCCGGTACAAGTTTTTTGTCCTCAATGCGGGTTTGCCAACCTATTTTGGGGCAAAACCGCGTCAAACGGCGAAATCCTAGAACATTATGGACGCCGCTGCCAAGGGTGGGAAATGACGGAAAACGGGCAGCGTCTACAGTGTGACTTCCGGTTTCGTTTCAAAGTCTGCCCACACTGCGGCGCAGAAAATGATATCGCAGCCCGACGCTGTCACCAGTGCGAGGAAGTCTTGGTCGATCCTGATGACATGCTAAAAGCCGCGCTGAAGCTGAAAGATGCGTTGGTTTTACGCTGTAGCGGCATGGCGTTTGAACAAGGGCGGGATGCGAAGGGCGAATGGCTAACCATCACCTATCACGACGAGGACGGCGCAGAGGTCAGTGAGCGTTTTCGCCTACACACATCCGCCCAGCGCCACGTTTTTCTGCAACAGTTTCTCCGCGTGCACCAACGGGCACCGGGAATACCGCTGACCTGGCAGCAGGCCACTGATATTATCGCGCAGCAGGCTTTATTACGTGCCCCCGACTTTGTGGTAGCCCGCAAAAAAGGCAAATTTTGGCAGATACGTGAGAAACTGTTTGATTATCAGGGTCGCTTTCGCCGCGCGAATGAACTCCGCGGCTAA
- a CDS encoding IS256 family transposase, protein MDEKKLKALAAELAKGLKTEADLNAFSRMLTKLTVETALNAELTEHLGHEKNAPKSGSNTRNGYSSKTLLCDDGELEINTPRDRESTFEPQLIKKNQTRITQMDSQILSLYAKGMTTREIVATFKEMYDADVSPTLISKVTDAVKEQVTAWQNRPLDSLYPIVYLDCIVVKVRDGGSVINKAVFLALGINTDGQKELLGMWLAENEGAKFWLNVLTELKNRGLKDILIACVDGLKGFPEAINSVYPQTHIQLCIIHMVRNSLKYVSWKDYKAVTSGLKAVYQAPTEEAALMALDKFSGIWDEKYPQISKSWRTHWENLNTFFGYPPDIRKAIYTTNAIESLNSVIRQAIKKRKVFPTDDSVRKVIYLAIESASKKWSMPIQNWRLAMSRFIIEFGDRLSDHL, encoded by the coding sequence ATGGACGAAAAGAAACTCAAAGCACTCGCTGCTGAACTGGCTAAAGGCCTTAAAACCGAAGCTGACCTGAATGCGTTTTCTCGTATGCTGACAAAGCTTACCGTCGAAACAGCACTCAATGCTGAGTTAACCGAGCACCTCGGGCACGAGAAAAATGCCCCAAAATCAGGCTCGAATACCCGCAACGGCTATTCATCTAAAACCCTGCTGTGCGATGACGGCGAGCTTGAAATCAACACGCCACGTGACCGTGAAAGCACCTTTGAACCGCAGTTAATAAAGAAAAATCAGACTCGCATCACGCAGATGGACAGCCAGATTTTATCCCTCTATGCCAAGGGCATGACCACGCGGGAAATTGTCGCCACGTTCAAAGAAATGTACGATGCCGATGTCTCTCCCACGCTGATATCTAAAGTGACCGACGCCGTTAAAGAGCAGGTTACTGCATGGCAAAACCGTCCGTTAGACTCACTGTATCCCATTGTTTATCTTGACTGTATTGTGGTGAAAGTTCGTGATGGCGGCAGTGTCATCAATAAAGCGGTGTTCCTTGCGCTGGGCATCAACACCGACGGTCAGAAAGAACTGCTGGGCATGTGGCTGGCGGAAAATGAAGGGGCGAAGTTCTGGTTGAACGTGCTGACAGAGCTTAAGAACCGGGGGCTTAAGGACATTCTCATTGCCTGCGTGGACGGTCTGAAGGGCTTCCCGGAGGCCATCAACAGCGTCTATCCGCAGACCCATATTCAGTTATGCATTATCCATATGGTACGCAATAGTCTGAAATACGTCTCATGGAAGGATTACAAAGCAGTCACCAGCGGGTTGAAAGCCGTGTATCAGGCACCGACAGAGGAAGCGGCGCTGATGGCGCTGGACAAATTCTCCGGCATCTGGGATGAGAAATACCCGCAAATCAGTAAGAGTTGGCGCACGCACTGGGAAAATCTCAATACATTCTTTGGCTACCCGCCCGATATCCGTAAGGCCATCTACACGACGAATGCCATCGAATCGTTGAACAGCGTCATCCGTCAGGCGATAAAGAAACGCAAAGTGTTCCCAACGGACGATTCGGTGCGGAAAGTGATTTATCTGGCGATCGAGTCGGCCTCGAAAAAATGGAGCATGCCGATACAGAACTGGCGGCTGGCGATGAGCCGTTTTATTATCGAGTTCGGTGACCGCCTGAGCGATCACCTTTAA
- the yejK gene encoding nucleoid-associated protein YejK, whose product MSLDIAQIALHQLIKRDEQTLEMVLRDSLLSTNAAVEEMMAELHRVYSAKNKAYGVFNEQSELADALRACRRGDEDFLSFSRAATGRLRDELAKYPFAEGGIVLFCQYRYLAVDYLLISVLNSCNSMRVNEQLDISTTHYLDINHADIVARIDLTEWETNPDSLRYLTFLKGRVGRKVSDFFMDFLAASEGLDTKAQNRGLLKAVDEYCDEAQLDKNERQNYRQQVYSYCHEQLQSGEEIELASLSQELPPLGEKTFQQFSAEQGYELEERFPADRGTLRQLTKYSGSGGGISLNFDALLLGERIFWDPATDTLTIKGTPPNLRDQLQRRMNVTKP is encoded by the coding sequence ATGAGTCTGGATATCGCCCAGATTGCCTTGCATCAATTGATTAAACGTGACGAACAAACGCTGGAAATGGTGTTGCGCGATTCGCTGCTATCGACCAATGCGGCAGTTGAAGAAATGATGGCAGAATTGCACCGTGTTTATAGCGCTAAGAATAAAGCCTACGGGGTGTTTAACGAACAAAGTGAACTGGCGGATGCGCTGAGAGCCTGTCGTAGAGGGGATGAAGATTTCCTAAGTTTCTCTCGTGCGGCTACCGGACGTCTGCGCGACGAACTGGCGAAATATCCGTTCGCGGAAGGCGGCATTGTTTTGTTTTGCCAATACCGTTATCTGGCTGTCGACTATTTATTAATCTCGGTGCTCAATAGTTGCAACAGTATGCGGGTAAACGAACAGTTAGATATTAGTACCACACATTATTTAGATATTAATCATGCCGACATTGTTGCGCGTATTGATTTGACAGAATGGGAAACGAATCCCGATTCGTTGCGCTATCTGACGTTTCTGAAAGGGCGGGTAGGGAGAAAAGTATCTGATTTTTTCATGGATTTTCTGGCTGCCTCTGAAGGCCTGGACACCAAAGCTCAAAATCGTGGCTTGCTGAAAGCAGTCGACGAATATTGTGACGAGGCGCAATTAGATAAAAATGAACGTCAGAATTATCGTCAACAGGTATATAGCTACTGTCATGAGCAGTTGCAATCTGGTGAGGAAATTGAGCTAGCGTCATTGTCACAGGAACTACCACCATTGGGTGAGAAAACCTTTCAGCAGTTTTCAGCCGAACAGGGCTATGAATTGGAAGAACGCTTCCCTGCCGACCGTGGGACGTTGCGCCAGTTGACTAAATATTCTGGCAGCGGCGGTGGAATTAGCCTGAACTTTGATGCGTTATTACTTGGCGAGCGGATTTTCTGGGATCCGGCGACGGATACGTTGACAATAAAAGGCACGCCGCCGAACCTACGCGATCAGTTGCAGCGTCGGATGAACGTGACTAAACCGTAG
- the tnpB gene encoding IS66 family insertion sequence element accessory protein TnpB (TnpB, as the term is used for proteins encoded by IS66 family insertion elements, is considered an accessory protein, since TnpC, encoded by a neighboring gene, is a DDE family transposase.), whose translation MLTPQHIWLAREPVDMRRGIDTLTQYITDHLHQPWQGEAAFVFCNKARSHIKVLRWDKHGVWLCLRRLHQGHFIWPKQGDVAWMLLPEQFDWLIKGIDWKRVDGLDLTQWK comes from the coding sequence GTGTTAACGCCGCAACACATCTGGCTAGCGCGCGAGCCGGTCGATATGCGCCGGGGTATCGATACCCTGACCCAATACATTACCGACCACCTGCACCAACCCTGGCAAGGGGAAGCCGCTTTTGTCTTCTGCAACAAGGCGCGCTCGCATATCAAAGTCCTTCGCTGGGACAAACACGGTGTCTGGCTGTGTCTTCGCCGTCTTCATCAGGGCCATTTTATCTGGCCGAAACAGGGGGATGTCGCCTGGATGTTGTTGCCCGAACAGTTCGACTGGCTGATAAAAGGCATCGACTGGAAACGGGTAGACGGCCTGGATTTAACGCAATGGAAATAA
- the yejM gene encoding LPS biosynthesis-modulating metalloenzyme YejM has translation MVTNRQRYREKVSQMISWGHWFALFNILLTLGLGSRYLFVADWPSSLFGRLYALVSWLGHFSFIVFAAYLLIIFPLTFIVLSQRLLRFISATLATAGLTLLIVDAEVFTRFHLHLNSTVWELVVNPEQGEIARDWQWMFIGIPLIFMVEMLFGTWCWQKLRSLNRRHIGKPLAGVFISAFFASHLMYIWADANFYRPITMQRANLPLSYPMTARRFLEKHGLLDAQEYQRRLTQQGNPEAITVEYPLSNITFRDNGSGYNLLMVMIDETPPNAIQNRMPNLSRFAAENVLFSDHYDSGSQPNAALFNLFYGLSTTYMDGILSSRKPSALITALSQQGYQFGLFSANGFNSPLYRQALLADFSLPPAKQQNGDIIVTQWQEWLNRDTRPSPWFSYVELSGTTKTANSTDSKPNAYINYEDVDRQIGQIIHTLQEKELLEKTVVIVTTTHNQNTNVNHESRFARAQWKTPLIVHWPNTPAQTITKMTDNKDVMTTLMLRLLHVKNNPDDYSQGEDLFSGQRRYPWLINGDDGSLQITTHDQLIVLESNGNYRAYDTQGNQLHNEKPQLTLLLQVLTNERRFIAN, from the coding sequence ATGGTAACCAACCGTCAGCGCTACCGCGAAAAAGTCTCCCAAATGATCAGTTGGGGCCACTGGTTCGCTTTATTCAACATTTTGCTCACATTAGGGCTGGGTAGCCGCTATTTGTTTGTTGCCGACTGGCCTTCCTCTTTGTTCGGTCGACTTTACGCACTGGTGAGTTGGTTAGGTCATTTTAGCTTTATCGTCTTTGCCGCCTATCTCCTAATCATTTTCCCGCTGACGTTCATTGTACTGTCCCAGCGCTTGCTACGCTTCATATCCGCTACGCTGGCAACGGCGGGACTAACGTTACTGATAGTCGATGCGGAAGTATTTACGCGTTTTCACCTGCACCTTAACAGCACCGTTTGGGAACTCGTTGTCAACCCTGAGCAGGGTGAGATAGCCCGCGACTGGCAGTGGATGTTTATCGGCATTCCATTGATTTTTATGGTGGAAATGTTGTTCGGCACGTGGTGTTGGCAAAAATTACGCAGTCTGAACCGTCGACATATTGGTAAACCACTGGCAGGCGTTTTTATTTCAGCGTTCTTCGCGTCTCACCTCATGTATATCTGGGCTGATGCCAATTTCTATCGGCCGATTACCATGCAACGCGCTAATCTTCCTTTATCTTATCCGATGACAGCTCGGCGATTTCTGGAAAAACATGGCCTACTGGATGCACAGGAATATCAGCGTCGGCTAACGCAACAGGGTAACCCGGAAGCCATAACGGTTGAGTATCCACTTAGTAACATCACCTTCCGCGATAACGGCAGCGGCTACAATCTGTTAATGGTGATGATCGATGAAACGCCACCAAATGCCATACAAAATCGTATGCCTAATTTGTCGCGCTTCGCCGCAGAAAATGTGCTTTTCAGCGATCATTATGATTCAGGTTCACAGCCGAACGCCGCGCTATTTAACCTATTTTATGGCCTCTCGACGACCTACATGGACGGTATTCTGAGTTCACGCAAGCCATCGGCATTAATCACCGCATTAAGCCAACAAGGCTATCAGTTTGGGCTATTTTCGGCGAACGGCTTCAACAGCCCTCTTTATCGTCAGGCGCTGCTCGCTGACTTCTCCTTACCTCCCGCAAAACAGCAAAACGGCGACATCATCGTCACTCAGTGGCAGGAATGGCTTAATCGGGATACTCGCCCCTCCCCATGGTTTTCTTATGTTGAACTGAGTGGCACGACAAAAACCGCGAATAGCACAGACTCGAAACCGAACGCATACATTAACTATGAGGATGTTGACCGTCAGATAGGTCAAATCATTCATACTTTGCAGGAAAAAGAGCTATTGGAGAAAACGGTAGTTATCGTGACGACGACGCATAACCAGAATACTAATGTCAACCATGAGTCACGCTTCGCCCGTGCTCAGTGGAAAACACCGCTGATTGTTCACTGGCCGAACACCCCTGCGCAGACTATAACCAAAATGACGGACAACAAAGACGTCATGACCACATTAATGTTGCGTCTGCTCCATGTGAAAAACAACCCAGATGATTACTCACAAGGCGAAGATCTGTTTTCTGGACAACGACGCTATCCATGGTTAATTAACGGTGACGATGGCTCGTTGCAAATTACTACGCATGATCAACTCATCGTGTTAGAAAGTAATGGCAACTACCGGGCTTATGACACACAGGGAAATCAACTGCATAATGAAAAACCGCAGTTAACCCTGCTTTTACAGGTACTCACGAACGAAAGACGCTTTATTGCCAACTAA
- a CDS encoding integrase domain-containing protein, whose product MAIQAKPLTNTEVKAAKAIDKELSLHDGGGLLLFVKPSGTKTWRFRYYHPQTKKRTTLTFGSYPAISLADARQMREAAKALLEKSIDPQFHQQQQREQEQATNLNTFAKVSADWYEVKKSQPLAENTIKDIWRSLEKYVFPFIGTLPITQLTARHFITALEPIQASGKLETVKRLIQRINEVMDYAVNSGLIPANPAAKIRKAFQTPVKTHMPTIRPEALPGLMKTLSVASIELQTRLLIEWQLLTVTRPAEAAETRWSEINLADNTWTIPAGRMKMRRDHIIPLPPQALAILDAMKPISGHREYLFPSSKDPKQPMNSQTANAALRRMGYKGVLVSHGLRAIFSTAANEEGFPPDVIEAALAHVDTNEVRRAYNRSTYLEQRKVLMCWWGEFVETAATGKVMASEGARGLRIANG is encoded by the coding sequence ATGGCAATTCAGGCAAAGCCCCTCACGAACACGGAAGTCAAAGCCGCTAAAGCAATAGACAAAGAATTGTCGCTGCATGACGGTGGCGGGCTGTTACTGTTCGTCAAACCTTCCGGCACAAAGACATGGCGTTTTCGCTATTACCACCCACAAACTAAAAAACGCACTACGCTGACGTTTGGCAGCTATCCGGCAATTTCTTTAGCTGATGCAAGGCAAATGCGAGAAGCAGCCAAAGCACTCTTAGAAAAAAGTATCGATCCACAATTCCATCAGCAACAGCAGCGCGAACAAGAACAAGCCACCAACCTGAACACGTTCGCCAAAGTCTCCGCTGACTGGTACGAAGTGAAAAAATCCCAACCGCTGGCCGAGAACACCATTAAAGATATTTGGCGTTCGCTAGAAAAATACGTGTTCCCGTTCATCGGAACCTTACCGATCACCCAGCTTACTGCTCGTCACTTCATCACCGCGCTGGAACCAATACAGGCCAGCGGCAAGCTGGAAACCGTCAAGCGGTTAATCCAGCGAATTAATGAGGTAATGGATTATGCGGTTAACTCCGGGCTGATTCCTGCAAACCCCGCCGCCAAGATCCGCAAAGCGTTTCAAACACCGGTTAAAACTCATATGCCGACCATTAGGCCAGAAGCATTACCTGGCTTGATGAAAACGCTATCGGTCGCCAGCATTGAGTTACAGACCCGCTTATTGATTGAATGGCAGCTACTGACCGTTACCCGCCCTGCCGAAGCCGCTGAAACCCGCTGGAGTGAAATAAATCTTGCGGATAACACCTGGACGATCCCCGCTGGCCGTATGAAGATGCGCCGTGATCACATTATTCCCCTGCCCCCGCAGGCATTAGCCATTCTGGACGCCATGAAGCCCATCAGCGGACACCGAGAATACCTGTTTCCATCCAGTAAAGATCCGAAGCAGCCGATGAACAGCCAAACCGCTAACGCCGCATTGCGCCGTATGGGTTACAAAGGTGTACTGGTATCCCACGGCCTACGCGCCATTTTCAGTACCGCCGCCAATGAAGAAGGCTTTCCGCCAGATGTGATCGAAGCCGCCCTCGCCCACGTTGACACCAACGAAGTGCGCCGTGCCTATAACCGCTCCACCTATCTGGAACAGCGCAAGGTGTTGATGTGCTGGTGGGGGGAATTTGTGGAAACAGCCGCAACAGGAAAAGTGATGGCATCGGAAGGAGCAAGAGGCTTACGCATCGCGAATGGCTGA
- the ltrA gene encoding group II intron reverse transcriptase/maturase, translating into MSQRKAFEIPKSLVWQAYHDVRRNRGAPGCDGQTLADFDRQRNRNLYRIWNRLCSGSYFPPPVREKRIPKDNGKERVLGIPTVADRVAQGAVKRYMEAEIDPIFHADSYGYRPGRSAHDALRQCTRRCHHRSWVLEVDISAFFDHVGHDLIIKALEHHQMPKWVILYCRRWLQAPMLDEVGQRQERDRGTPQGGVISPLLANLFLHYAFDKWMDRTHCGIPFERYADDIVIHCSSMSEAVRIRQSLTQRMAEVGLTINEEKSKVVYIDTFERYNVATSFTFLGYDFKVRTLKNFKGELFRKCMPGASMKAMLRIVKTIKDWRIHRSTVDSLEEHAKRHDAVVRGWIEYYGKFWYRNFSYRLWSALQSRLIKWMKAKYRISTRQAEHRLRLAKKEKPKLFAHWYLLRASNV; encoded by the coding sequence TTGTCACAACGAAAAGCATTCGAGATACCAAAATCGCTGGTATGGCAGGCGTATCATGATGTACGCCGCAACCGCGGAGCGCCTGGCTGTGATGGCCAGACCCTTGCTGACTTTGATCGACAGCGAAATCGGAACCTCTATCGGATCTGGAACCGGCTATGTTCGGGGTCGTACTTTCCGCCGCCGGTTCGTGAGAAGCGCATCCCGAAGGACAACGGCAAGGAGCGTGTCCTAGGCATTCCGACGGTCGCCGATCGGGTGGCCCAAGGTGCGGTGAAGCGTTATATGGAGGCCGAGATTGATCCGATCTTCCATGCTGACTCATACGGGTACAGGCCAGGGAGATCGGCACATGATGCCCTGCGCCAGTGCACACGACGGTGTCACCACAGGTCGTGGGTACTGGAAGTGGACATTAGTGCGTTCTTCGACCATGTCGGCCATGATTTGATCATCAAGGCGCTGGAACACCACCAGATGCCAAAATGGGTGATCTTATATTGTCGGCGATGGCTTCAAGCGCCAATGCTGGATGAGGTAGGGCAGAGACAGGAGCGAGATCGAGGAACGCCTCAAGGAGGCGTTATTTCCCCGCTGCTAGCCAACTTGTTTCTGCACTACGCCTTCGACAAATGGATGGACAGGACACATTGCGGCATACCGTTCGAACGGTATGCCGACGATATCGTCATCCACTGCTCGAGTATGAGCGAAGCCGTTCGGATCAGGCAAAGCCTGACGCAGCGAATGGCTGAAGTGGGACTGACCATCAATGAGGAAAAGTCGAAGGTGGTCTATATCGACACGTTCGAGCGATACAACGTCGCTACAAGCTTCACTTTCCTTGGTTATGACTTCAAGGTGCGGACCCTGAAAAATTTCAAGGGGGAACTGTTCCGAAAATGCATGCCTGGTGCGTCGATGAAAGCAATGCTCAGGATAGTGAAGACGATCAAGGACTGGCGCATCCACCGATCCACAGTGGACAGCTTGGAAGAACATGCCAAGCGACATGATGCTGTGGTTCGAGGATGGATCGAATACTACGGAAAGTTCTGGTACCGAAACTTCAGTTACCGGCTGTGGAGTGCGCTGCAATCCCGACTGATCAAGTGGATGAAGGCCAAGTATCGAATCTCAACGCGGCAAGCGGAGCATCGGCTACGTCTAGCCAAGAAAGAGAAGCCGAAGTTATTCGCACATTGGTATCTACTACGTGCATCGAATGTGTGA